A region of Parabacteroides pacaensis DNA encodes the following proteins:
- a CDS encoding vWA domain-containing protein gives MPYSIQWGQKSPGHIIFLIDQSGSMCGSNEVKAAEAVHKAIEEIINNCINGTKVKNRVYITIIGYGNEHDVCILKEGWATDYVVDLQQCKSTGSLIIEPDSYGGTPMAEGFDMAKDCLEKWLNDRSAAGTDIPAPIVINITDGMPNDEDDATASAHEIMNMMTPDGNVILFNIHMDENGHEIRFPRSISQTGGSDEAAFLFNISSEMNDQFIRVAHSKGFEGVSRGAKGFIANANGDTLVRFIEFGSSVSSMAMTPR, from the coding sequence ATGCCTTATTCTATACAATGGGGACAGAAGAGTCCTGGACATATCATCTTTCTCATAGACCAATCTGGTTCTATGTGTGGTTCCAATGAAGTGAAAGCAGCTGAAGCTGTTCACAAGGCGATAGAGGAGATTATTAACAATTGTATCAACGGAACAAAAGTTAAGAATCGTGTATATATTACCATTATTGGCTATGGTAACGAACATGATGTTTGCATTCTCAAAGAAGGTTGGGCAACTGACTATGTTGTGGATTTGCAACAGTGTAAGTCTACTGGTTCTCTAATTATTGAACCAGATTCATATGGTGGCACACCTATGGCAGAAGGTTTTGATATGGCAAAAGATTGCCTTGAAAAATGGCTAAATGATAGAAGTGCTGCTGGAACTGATATTCCAGCTCCAATAGTCATTAACATAACCGATGGAATGCCAAACGATGAAGATGATGCTACTGCATCTGCACATGAAATTATGAATATGATGACTCCAGATGGTAATGTAATATTATTTAATATTCATATGGATGAAAATGGTCACGAAATAAGATTCCCAAGATCAATTTCTCAGACTGGTGGTAGCGACGAGGCAGCATTCTTGTTCAATATTTCTAGCGAGATGAATGACCAATTCATTCGTGTTGCACATTCAAAGGGTTTTGAAGGTGTTTCACGAGGAGCAAAAGGCTTTATTGCAAATGCAAACGGCGATACTCTTGTAAGATTTATTGAATTTGGTTCTAGTGTTTCTTCTATGGCGATGACACCAAGATAA
- a CDS encoding protein kinase domain-containing protein, with translation MPLPTIESIKTSIENHYVTNIHDSKLNGYKPISGLLGPMFYPGGFGVVFPLENSNGHKYAFRVWHKEIPGIKDRTNKIANYLKSLNSPYFVEFDYVQGGLTVEEEDGTQTVDTVRMDWVEGDNLHDFITNSKENDSTLEFKRKMRELATNFKTMFKYLHQAGISHGDLQHGNVVIKDDLSIKLVDYDSVFVPTISGETQITSGLTGYQHPIRKGSCTEASAYDDYFSELIIYSGLLALSLKPELWPDDEEEIDNFSFLFTEKDFECIVNDTMGIGKCSENDLGSVTCPLFQQLVGVTSTDPEELKIISELKTLLIILVDYLNTTNLSLLKPIPGTAKSKKKSIYGEQDTTPTTIDGDSLKDLLKELGANVKPGYSGTAGPRPIVNVNKTDVDSRKDKYRNQ, from the coding sequence ATGCCACTACCAACAATCGAGTCAATAAAGACTAGTATAGAGAATCATTATGTAACCAACATTCATGATTCTAAATTAAATGGTTATAAACCTATTTCTGGACTTTTGGGACCAATGTTTTACCCAGGAGGATTTGGAGTCGTTTTCCCATTGGAAAATTCTAATGGACATAAATATGCTTTTAGAGTATGGCACAAAGAGATCCCAGGAATTAAAGATCGTACAAATAAAATTGCGAACTATCTAAAATCACTAAATTCACCCTACTTCGTAGAATTTGATTATGTGCAAGGGGGATTAACTGTCGAAGAAGAAGATGGTACACAAACAGTTGATACAGTACGAATGGATTGGGTAGAGGGTGATAATCTTCATGATTTTATTACCAATTCAAAAGAGAACGACTCAACATTAGAGTTTAAGAGAAAAATGCGAGAACTTGCAACGAACTTCAAAACGATGTTTAAATACTTACATCAAGCAGGTATATCGCATGGAGATTTACAACATGGAAATGTTGTAATTAAAGATGATTTATCAATTAAACTAGTTGATTATGACTCTGTGTTTGTCCCAACAATTAGCGGAGAGACACAAATTACAAGTGGGTTAACTGGTTACCAACACCCTATCCGTAAGGGATCATGTACAGAAGCAAGTGCATACGATGACTATTTTTCAGAATTAATTATCTACTCTGGACTTTTAGCACTGTCATTAAAGCCCGAACTATGGCCTGATGATGAGGAAGAGATTGATAACTTTAGTTTCTTATTCACAGAAAAGGATTTTGAGTGCATCGTAAATGATACAATGGGAATCGGTAAATGTTCTGAAAATGATTTAGGTTCAGTAACTTGTCCTTTATTTCAACAGCTAGTTGGTGTTACATCAACAGATCCCGAAGAACTTAAGATTATCTCGGAACTGAAAACTCTACTAATTATACTTGTTGATTATCTTAATACAACCAACTTGTCTTTATTAAAACCAATCCCTGGTACAGCTAAATCAAAAAAGAAATCAATTTATGGAGAACAAGATACTACTCCAACTACAATTGATGGAGATTCATTAAAAGATTTACTCAAAGAGTTGGGTGCAAATGTTAAGCCGGGATACAGCGGAACAGCAGGACCTCGTCCTATTGTTAATGTCAATAAGACAGATGTTGATAGCAGAAAGGACAAATATCGCAATCAATGA